The Glycine max cultivar Williams 82 chromosome 17, Glycine_max_v4.0, whole genome shotgun sequence genome contains the following window.
CACGTGAGCCCGACTTAAAAAGTCCAGCTGCTCCGCACTACTGTTATAGCCTATTACCACCGCACAAACAACACTCCTAACACTCACTCACACTTCACTCTGCACAACAACATGTCTCAGTTTTCCACCTCCAAAcgctgaataaaaaaaaaggaatcacaGAAACAGAGTATCCACAGCGTATAGTCCCAAAATGCATCTGGATCAACATGACCCCAAAACGACAACAAGAGCAACAAAAGTCCTCCCTCTGTTCCTCtacttgttcttcttcttcagcctcGCCTCTTCGGCTCCTCCCATGCTCCCCTCCGACGCAGTATCGTTAGTGTCGTTTAAGCGTGAAGCGGACCAAGACAACAAGCTCCTCTACTCCCTCAACGAAAGCTACGACTACTGCCAGTGGCAGGGCGTGAAGTGCGCGCAGGGCAGAGTGGTCCGCTTTGTGGCCCAGTCCATGGGCCTGCGCGGCCCATTCCCACCGCACAGCCTCACGAGCCTGGACCAGCTCCGAGTCCTCAGCCTCCGCAACAACTCCCTCTTCGGGCCCATCCCCGATCTAAGCCCACTCGTGAACCTCAAGTCACTCTTCCTCGACCACAACAACTTCTCTGGCTCCTTCCCTCCCTCCCTTATCTTCCTCCACCGCCTCCtcactctctccctctcccacAACCGCCTCTCCGGTCCCCTCCCCGTAAACCTCACCCTCCTCGACCGCCTCATCGCGCTTCGTCTCAACTCCAACCACTTCTCCGGCACGCTTCCTTTCTTCAACCAGACCACCTTAAAAGTCCTCGACCTATCCTACAACAATCTCTCCGGCCCTGTGCCGGTCACCCCGACTCTAGCCAAGTTCAACGCAACAACATCCTTTTCAGGTATGACTAGCTCCTGACTTCCAATCCTCTCCTTCCAAATATAAACTGACATTTTGTTTTGGGTGAGCTCGTGAGTCTCAATCACCGTTTTTTTCTTCATCCACGGTTTTAACTTTTACTGGAATTAACTTAACtgattatttttagtaaaaactcTTAGGGAGATTTTTCTCCCTCAATCAcattaaaaatctaatttaacAACTTCAATGGTATACTTCTTTCTCAATcaccattttttttcatgaacaGCACTCGAACGAACTTGCTAAATGAGTCTATGTGAAGAAATACTTGTATTGCTGTCTCTTTTTCTCCTCTTTGCTAGTGTAAAGAAGTATTTGGGTATCTAaatatcttctcttttttttttttgtttccttcagGTAACCCCGGTCTCTGCGGGGAGATTGTTCACAAAGAGTGCGACCCTCGTTCACACTTCTTCGGCCCCGCCACGTCATCCTCTACCACACCCTTGAGCCAGAGTGAACAATCTCAGGGTATTGTAGTTGTTCCTTCTTCTACGACCACAACAAAGCATGATAAAAAAACAGGACTTGTTGTCGGGTTTGTCGTCGCGGTTGTTCTTGTCGCTGCTTTCACTCTCACGATGGTTTCTTTGGTGAGAAAGAAGCAAAATGGTAAAGCTTTTAGAGCAAAAGGCGTGGTTTTGGAGAGTCCTGAGGTGGAGGGTGGTGGTGGTGTCGTTGTGGTGGAAGGTGAGAGGGAGGTGAAGATGAGAAAGATGGAAGAGGCGCACAGGAGCGGGAAGCTGGTGTTCTGCTGCGGGGAGGTGCAGAGTTACACGCTGGAGATGCTGATGAGGGCTTCGGCGGAGTTGTTAGGGAGGGGGAGTGTGGGGACCACCTACAAGGCGGTGATGGATTCGCGGCTGATTGTGACGGTGAAGAGGTTGGATGGGAAAAGTGCGGCGGCGGGGAGTGATGGGGAAGGGTTTGAGAGGCACATGGAGGTTGTGGGGAGGCTGAGACACCCCAATTTGGTGCCTTTGAGGGCTTATTTTCAGGCCAAGGGTGAGAGGCTTGTTATTTATGATTATCAGCCCAATGGCAGCCTCTTCAATCTCGTTCATGGTAATTCATCTTTTCACTCTTTGCatttattaacaataattaagaatttaatagaGTTTAGTCCCTACTAGTATAAACTTTTCCCTAAGaaaaaacaagtaaaatttatcaaattttacgTTTAAATGCAGATGACTTTAATTAGTTTGTTGAAAAAAGTTTAATTGTTGTTTACTTATTGTTAGTTTTTGCTAGCCACATTGCACTTTTGTGCTTTCTGTACTGTAATTAAGGTTTCAAATTGTGGTTATCATTTCGTTGTGATTTTTGATATTGTGGGAAATTGTTGATAAATATGACTGGTGCAATGCAACCAGTTACAATTTTGATACAGTCACAAAGAATCCAAACAAAAGCatcacaccaaaaaaaaaaagaatccaaAAGCATTGACGTTCTGTCAAAATCGCCAAAATCGCAATCATGTGTCATTTGATATAACCTTGATTCTAATGTCAAATTGGATGTTGGGTTTGGAGTAGTTGAAGGTTGGAACATGACTGAGGATAAATGTTATGGGGCATGGTGCTTCCATTAGAGTTTTATTTGATGGATGGTGTTTTGTAATTGTGTGATATGCGGAATGGTATCATGTGTCAGATTGGTCAGTGCATTGTGTGTTGCCTATTTTTGATTGTTTGTTATCTTGTTTGTGTTTTTCCCTTACCTGCACTGGCTTTCGGGGTTGGGTGGTATCTAATGTCAACAATCACGGGGTTGGCTTGTTTTTGGTCCTCTGTTTGGACTATTTTGGATGGGTTGTGTGATATGTTTGGACCATTTTTCATGGCAGGTTGACTACTGTGCTTCATTTGGTTGACCCTTAGTTGAGGCAAATGctgtttttatttcaaaattttcaatttttatagttATTCTATGTCAGAAGACCTGAACTTCTTGCTGGGGGGGACCAATCAGTTTCAGTTTTTGCCTAATTGATGTTTGATGAttatttcttaacttttttgttTGATCAACTAGACCCCCTTGATAATTGATGTTTGATGATTATTTATTAACAAAGTTTGGTGCTGCATGTGCAGGTTCAAGATCAGCGAGGGCAAAACCATTGCATTGGACATCATGTTTGAAAATAGCAGAAGATGTAGCACATGGACTTGCTTACATCCATCAAGTTTCATCCTTAATCCATGGCAACCTAAAATCCTCTAACGTCCTTCTTGGGATGGACTTTGAGGCTTGCATCACGGACTATTGCTTGGCCTTGTTTGCAGATTCTTCATTCTCCGAAGACCCTGATTCCGCCGCCTACAAAGCACCGGAGGCTCGCAACTCTAGCCGCAGGGCCACTGCTAAGTCTGATGTGTATGCTTTTGGGGTGCTTCTAATAGAGCTTTTGACGGGTAAACACCCTTCCCAGCACCCTTTTCTTGCACCAGCGGACTTGCAAGATTGGGTTAGAGCGATGAGGGATGACGATGGCAGCGAAGACAACCGGCTGGAGATGCTCACGGAGGTTGCCAGTATTTGCAGCGCAACATCGCCAGAGCAGAGGCCGGCGATGTGGCAAGTCCTTAAGATGATACAGGGAATTAAGGACAGTGTTACCATGGAGGATACTGCACTTACTGGACTCTCATAGTTTGTGAACTACGTATGCTGAGAACTAATCACAGCAAGTACTGTTAAAGTCCTCAATTCTCTTgttgaaaaggagagaaaattgCTTGTGCAGGAACTTGGAGGGTGAATACTAAAATAGGTTAAGCAGTCATTTTTGCGGGAATGTCATGAATATTATACAGTAGAACATTACTATCTGCTGTGGCTGGTTAGTGCGGTTTATTATTAGTTCAATAGACACGGTAAGAATGTATTTGAGcttattcattttttctctatttgtcTCTGACAAGAAAGGGATGTATTTGcggtataaaaaaaaagagtaaaaaaggaTGAATGGGGTCATTGGGGTCAAGACTTTGGCAGGTAAAGATGTACACGAGCTTAGTGCATGTTTGAATTTCTGAAAAAgcttaaaattacttttactcTTATAACGAATTCTTTCTCcatttttgtattaaaatttgaaaagataAATTGAAATTAGGCCTTCAAGTCAAGCATAGTAagtagtaacttcctttttgGTATAATCTCAGTTCTGGAAAACTAGGCCTTCAAGTAGAGCTGGATCTTATAGCCATAGGAGTTTAGCCCATTGAACAAAGTCCAGTCATCTAAGCCAGTAAGTTAATTTGTCCTTCTTTTCCAACTTATGGATTTCAAAATAAGAAACTCAAATATGTAGAACAACTTTCTTCTGTCAAACGCAACCATGTCAGGTTCAAGTCCAATCTGTGTCAGACAGCCGCACCTAGCTGTGGGGGCATTTAAAGGACTTTGAAtctatttcaaattcaaaaccaacCTGACATTCTGTTCTATCTCCTAAGGTAGTAAGGTGGCTGTTTTAAGTGAATTAAAATGTATCAAAGATGaagatatcataaaaaaaaggtttaaatatgatttgatttttgtcttTAGATATTGActcagttttaattttttttaaatgatttcatttcatttggttttgaaagttttataATTCTCTTTTTaagttcattatttatttatttttttaaatgtaagctatttgaatttttttgtaaataatgtgaCCCAAACTTAAACTGTTACAGTGAATGTACATGTGGAAGTTTGTTCCTAGAATTAGGTTCTACCACACAAAGATAAATGGGTTTTAGTTGTATGTATTTTATTTGGGAATAATAaagttgtattattttttatctattattgtAGGGCACACTAAATGCCTAGTGTTAGAATAGCTATTGCTATAAACTTTTAACACGAAAATTAACCGAGTTAAATAAATGACTCgaaaggaaaattttgaaaattttaataaccaaattatttttggaggattaaaattaatatgcattaatatttaaaagatcaaaattatatttgactttttaaaaaatgtaacgaAGATTTGTGATCACttaggtgtttttttttcttaaaaaaaaaaggcttgcCACCAAACAAGGtctaaattatattaacaaaatcagaaaacaaaaacatggaGACCATACCAAACCTatgagaacataaaaaaaaaaacctgtaaAAAGGTAAGTCTAGCTTATTTTTGTTAAAGTCCTCCCAGTAGAACAAGGGGACTATGTCAGACTTTGTTAGGCAAGAGGAATCATCTATAGTAACTAAGTAATTGCTA
Protein-coding sequences here:
- the LOC100783086 gene encoding probable inactive receptor kinase At5g67200; this translates as MHLDQHDPKTTTRATKVLPLFLYLFFFFSLASSAPPMLPSDAVSLVSFKREADQDNKLLYSLNESYDYCQWQGVKCAQGRVVRFVAQSMGLRGPFPPHSLTSLDQLRVLSLRNNSLFGPIPDLSPLVNLKSLFLDHNNFSGSFPPSLIFLHRLLTLSLSHNRLSGPLPVNLTLLDRLIALRLNSNHFSGTLPFFNQTTLKVLDLSYNNLSGPVPVTPTLAKFNATTSFSGNPGLCGEIVHKECDPRSHFFGPATSSSTTPLSQSEQSQGIVVVPSSTTTTKHDKKTGLVVGFVVAVVLVAAFTLTMVSLVRKKQNGKAFRAKGVVLESPEVEGGGGVVVVEGEREVKMRKMEEAHRSGKLVFCCGEVQSYTLEMLMRASAELLGRGSVGTTYKAVMDSRLIVTVKRLDGKSAAAGSDGEGFERHMEVVGRLRHPNLVPLRAYFQAKGERLVIYDYQPNGSLFNLVHGSRSARAKPLHWTSCLKIAEDVAHGLAYIHQVSSLIHGNLKSSNVLLGMDFEACITDYCLALFADSSFSEDPDSAAYKAPEARNSSRRATAKSDVYAFGVLLIELLTGKHPSQHPFLAPADLQDWVRAMRDDDGSEDNRLEMLTEVASICSATSPEQRPAMWQVLKMIQGIKDSVTMEDTALTGLS